One Cellulomonas sp. NS3 genomic region harbors:
- a CDS encoding sugar ABC transporter ATP-binding protein — MRGISIEFPGVKALQDVDFTLRPGEVHALMGENGAGKSTLIKALTGVYAIDSGSIVVDGDPHTFTGPAAAQAAGISTVYQEVNLCANLTVAENVMLGHEPRRLGAIDWRAMRRAAAEHLARLDLDIDPSSLLSSHSIAVQQLVAISRAMVVDAKVLILDEPTSSLDADEVRQLFAVMRSLRARGVAILFVSHFLEQVYEISDRMTILRNGRLVGEYATAELPRLELVSRMIGTSMQVLEQLEEAPKRSVAARADTTPYLQAIGLGRRGAIEPFDLDVYAGEVVGLAGLLGSGRTELARLLTGADRADAGTVQVEGVATRLRTPRTALGHKIAFSSEDRKGEGVIGDLTVRENIMLGLQAERGWARRISAKRADEVVTTYVEALGIRPADPDALLRNLSGGNQQKVLLARWLATAPRLLVLDEPTRGIDVGAKAEIQRLVAELAADGMAVVFISAELEEVLRLSHRIAVLRDRVKIAEVAGDEVELDQVVELIASGGRS, encoded by the coding sequence ATGCGTGGCATCTCCATCGAGTTCCCCGGCGTCAAGGCGCTCCAGGACGTCGACTTCACGCTCCGCCCCGGCGAGGTCCACGCCCTCATGGGCGAGAACGGCGCCGGCAAGTCGACGCTGATCAAGGCCCTCACGGGGGTCTACGCGATCGACTCCGGCAGCATCGTGGTGGACGGAGACCCCCACACGTTCACCGGCCCCGCCGCGGCGCAGGCCGCCGGGATCAGCACGGTGTACCAGGAGGTCAACCTCTGCGCGAACCTCACGGTCGCGGAGAACGTCATGCTCGGCCACGAGCCGCGCCGGCTCGGCGCGATCGACTGGCGGGCCATGCGCCGCGCCGCCGCGGAGCACCTGGCCCGGCTCGACCTCGACATCGACCCGTCCTCGCTGCTGTCGTCGCACTCGATCGCCGTCCAGCAGCTCGTCGCGATCTCGCGCGCGATGGTCGTCGACGCGAAGGTCCTCATCCTCGACGAGCCCACGTCGAGCCTCGACGCCGACGAGGTCCGCCAGCTGTTCGCGGTGATGCGCTCGCTGCGCGCCCGCGGCGTCGCGATCCTGTTCGTGAGCCACTTCCTCGAGCAGGTGTACGAGATCAGCGACCGCATGACGATCCTGCGCAACGGGCGGCTCGTGGGGGAGTACGCGACCGCCGAGCTGCCGCGCCTCGAGCTCGTGTCGAGGATGATCGGGACGTCGATGCAGGTGCTCGAGCAGCTCGAGGAGGCCCCCAAGCGCTCGGTCGCGGCGCGCGCCGACACCACGCCGTACCTGCAGGCCATCGGGCTGGGACGGCGCGGGGCCATCGAGCCGTTCGACCTCGACGTCTACGCGGGCGAGGTCGTCGGGCTCGCGGGCCTGCTCGGCTCGGGCCGCACCGAGCTCGCGCGCCTGCTCACGGGCGCCGACCGGGCGGACGCGGGCACCGTCCAGGTCGAGGGCGTGGCGACCCGGCTGCGCACGCCGCGGACGGCGCTCGGCCACAAGATCGCGTTCTCCTCGGAGGACCGCAAGGGCGAGGGCGTCATCGGCGACCTGACCGTCCGGGAGAACATCATGCTCGGGCTCCAGGCCGAGCGCGGGTGGGCCCGGCGCATCTCGGCGAAGCGGGCCGACGAGGTCGTCACGACGTACGTCGAGGCGCTCGGCATCCGCCCCGCCGACCCGGACGCGCTGCTGCGCAACCTCTCGGGCGGCAACCAGCAGAAGGTGCTGCTCGCGCGCTGGCTCGCGACGGCCCCACGGCTCCTCGTGCTCGACGAGCCGACGCGCGGGATCGACGTCGGCGCCAAGGCCGAGATCCAGCGGCTCGTGGCCGAGCTGGCGGCGGACGGCATGGCGGTCGTGTTCATCTCGGCCGAGCTCGAGGAGGTCCTGCGCCTGAGCCACCGCATCGCGGTGCTGCGGGACCGTGTGAAGATCGCCGAGGTCGCCGGCGACGAGGTCGAGCTCGACCAGGTCGTCGAGCTCATCGCCAGCGGAGGACGGTCATGA